The sequence ACGGGCGATCCGTGAGATCAGCCACGACATCACCTGCCGGCGCAAGGTCCGCCTGGCGAACGGGCGCGAGGCGGCGGCGCTCGACATCCAGTCGGAGTACCTCTCGCGGGCGCTGCGCTACGCCGAGCAGCGGGGCTTCAGCGAGGGGGAGCTTCGGGCCCTCGAGATGTGGCGGCACTGCATCGAGACCATCGAGAAGGACCCGCTCGAGCTCGAGCGGGAGTGCGACTGGGTGATGAAGTACCGGCTCGTCGAGGCGTTCCGCGAGCGCCACGGCCTGCCGCTCGGCCACCCGAAGGTCGCCCTGCTGGACCTTCAGTACCACGACGTGAGCCGCACCCGAGGGATCTACTACCGGCTGCAGGGTCGCGGCAGCGCCGAGCGCATCGTGAGCGACGAGGCGATCGAGCGGGCGGTGGACCACCCGCCGGCGACGACGCGGGCGCGCCTTCGGGGGGAGTTCATCCGGCGAGCCAAGGAGCGGCGCAGGGATTTCACGGTCGACTGGGTCCACCTGAAGCTGAACGACCAGACCCAGCGCACGGTGCTCCTCAAGGACCCCTTCCGGGCCCACGACGAGCGCGTCGAGCGGCTCATCGACGCGATGTGACGGCCCGCCGGCGGCGTTGCCACCTGCGAGGGTCCCGCCCGACCGGCGCCCGCCGGGCCACCGGTGGGCCGCCCGCGAGGCGGAAGCGTGGTGCCGGGCTCAGTAGACTCTCGCCGTGGGCAGCCTCGACCCGGCGAAGCTCCTCGTCATCCTCGTCGTGGCGCTCATCGTCGTGGGCCCGGAGCGGCTCCCTCGGCTCGCACGCCAGCTCGGCGCGGCCTGGCACGAGCTGACGAAGGTCCGCGAGCAGGTCCGAGAGGAGGTGCGCGCCGCCCTCCCGAGCGACGCGCTGGCGGGCATCCCGTCGCCCTCGCAGGCCGTCGCCGACCTGTTCACCGGCCTGCGAGGGGAGGGCTGGGCGATCGAGGCGCCCGCGCCCTCGACGTCAGAGGAGGACGACCCGCCGGCCGCATCCGGGTCGGCCGACGACGCCGACGACTTCGCCGCGGAGGGCTCGGACGGGGGTCGGGCGGATCCGGGCACGTGGTGGGAGGCGGTGGTGCCGCCCGGCGCGCCGGGGCCGTACCTCGACGACCCGAGCATGAACTGAGCCGGACCGAGCGTCGGGCCCGGTAGGCAGACGATGGCCGTTCTCGTGCGGAGGCGCTCGGGGCTGCGCCCGTCGCCCGACGCGATGACGCTCGTCGAGCACCTCGGGGAGCTGCGGCGTCGCCTCGTCGTGTGCCTGGTGGCCTTCGTCGTCGCTGCCGTCGCCGCCTACGTGCTCTACCCCGACATCCTCCGCATCCTCGAGCAGCCGTACTGCGCGGCGAAGCACGCCCACGGGGCGGGGTGCGCCCTGCTCGTGACCGGACCGCTCGAGGGCTTCGGCGTGCGGCTCAACGTCACCGGCTACGGCGGGCTGTTCCTCGCCTCCCCGGTGATCCTCTTCCAGCTGTGGCGCTTCGTCACGCCAGGTCTGCGCGCCAACGAGAAGCGCTACGCCATCCCCTTCGTCCTCGCCACGCTCCTCCTGTTCGCGTTCGGCGCCTACGTCGCCTGGCTCACCTTCCCGCACGCGCTCGGCTTCCTGATCGCGGTCTCGGGGCCCGGCATCATGCAGCTGTTCTCCGCGTCCCGCTACCTCCAGCTCGTGCTGGCGCTGATGGCCATCTTCGGCCTGGCCTTCGAGTTCCCCGTCGTCCTCGTAGCGCTGCAGCTCGCCGGCGTGCTGACGCCCGCCCGCCTCGGCCGCTGGCGGCGCGTCGCGATCGTCGTCATCGTCGTCGTCGCGGCGATCGCGACGCCGAGCTCCGACCCCTTCTCGATGCTCGCGATGGCGGTCCCGATGTACCTGTTCTACGAGCTGTCGATCCTCGTCGGCCGGCTGCTCGGGCGTTGACGGGGCACGGCGGGGTCGACCTCGCCCCCGAGGGCATCCGGGAGCGGTTCGTCGCGAGCCTGGCCTTCCCCCTCGACGACTTCCAGCGCCAGGCGCTCGACCTGCTCGACGCCGGCAGGTCGGTGCTCGTCGCGGCGCCGACCGGATCGGGCAAGACCGTCGTGGCGCACTACGCCGTCGCCCGCGCCCTCGACAGGTCGCTGCGGGCCTTCTACACCACGCCGCTCAAGGCGCTCTCGAACCAGAAGTACCGGGAGCTCGCTGGGACCTACGGGCCCGAGCGCGTCGGGCTGCTCACCGGTGACGTGTCGCGCAACGGCGGCGCGCCCGTCGTCGTCATGACGACCGAGGTGCTGCGCAACATGATCTACGCGCGGCCGCACGACCTGCACGACCTCGGCTGCGTCGTCCTCGACGAGGTCCACTACCTCGAGGACCCCTACCGAGGCTCGGTGTGGGAGGAGATCATCCTCGCCGCGCCCGCGGGCGTGGAGCTCGTGTGCCTGTCGGCGACCGTGTCGAACGCCGAGGAGCTCGCCCGGTGGATCACCACGGTGCGCGGGGCCACCGGTGCCGTGATCGAGGAGCGTCGGCCGATCGAGCTCCGCCACCTCTTCGTCGTGGGGCGGCGCGCCGGCGGGCTCCTCGTGCTGCCGACCTTCGTCGACGGCAAGCCGAATCCGGCGGCCGCCGCCCTGGACCGGGACGCACGGCCGGGCGGGACGCGCCGGCGTGGGCCGCGCGGCGCCGCACCCGGCCTGCGCAGGCCGCGCCGGGTCGAGGTGGTCGAGCGGTTCGCGGAGGACGGGCTGCTGCCGGCGATCTACTTCGTGTTCTCCCGGGCCGGCTGCGACGAGGCCGTCCGCCAGTGCCTCGACGCCGGCGTGCGCCTCACGAGCCGGGCCGAGCGCCGGGCCATCCGGGAGGCGGCGGACCGACACGTGGACGTGCTGTCGGACGCGGACCTCGCGGTCCTCGGCTACGGACCGTTCCGCGAGGCGCTCGAGTCCGGCGTCGCCCCGCACCACGCCGGGCTCGTGCCGCCGTTTCGCGAGGTCGTCGAGGAGCTGTTCAACGAGGCGCTCGTGAAGGTCGTCTTCGCGACCGAGACGCTGGCGCTCGGCATCAACATGCCGGCGCGCTCGGTCGTCGTGGAGGCGCTCTCGAAGTTCGGGGGCCACGGCCACGCCGACCTGACGCCGGGGGAGTACACCCAGCTCACCGGGCGTGCCGGGCGGCGTGGCATCGACGAGGTCGGCTACGCCGCCGTGCTGTGGTCGCCGTTCCACAGCTTCGCCGAGGTGGCAGCGCTCGCCTCGGCGCGCAGCCGTGCGCTGCGCTCCTCGTTCCGGCCGACCTACAACATGGCGGTCAACCTCGTCCGGCGCTACGAGCGGCACGAGGCGTTCCGTCTCGTACGCTCCTCCTTCGCCCAGTACCTCAGCGACGCCCCGCTCGAGCGCCAGCTCGAGGGCCGCCTGCGCGTGCTCGAGGCGCGCGGCTACGTCCAGGGATGGGCGGTGACGCCCTGGGGCGAGCGACTGGCCGGGCTCTACCACGACTGCGACCTCCTCGTGGCCGAGGCGATGCGTGCCGGCCTGCTCGACGGCCTGGACGCGCCGAGCCTCGCCGCGCTCGTCTCCCTCGCGACCTTCGAGGCGCGTCGCTCGGCCGCTCGTGCCGAGCTGGCCGGCCTCGGCATCGCGCCGCGAGCCGAGGAGCTGCTGGCCCTCGCCGGCGCGCTGCGCGAGGAGGAGCGGGCGGCGCGCCTGCCGCCCACCCGGTCCCTCGACGCGGGCTTCGCGCGGCTCGCCTTCGAGTGGGCGCGCGGCGCCTCCCTGCGCCACCTGCTGGCTCCCGAGGCCGCCCGACGCCGCGCGCGCCGGGGGAGGACCCAGACGGCGCCGATCTCGCCCGGCGACTTCGTGCGCAACGTGAAGCAGCTCGTGGACCTGCTCCGCCAGATCGCCGTCGTGGCCCACGACGAGCGGTGCGCGCTGACGGCGCGGCGCGCGGCGGACCAGCTGGAACGGGGGGTGGTCGCCGCATCCAGCCGCCTCGAACCGTTCGACGGCGAGCGATCCGACCAGGTGAACGGCAATCCGCCCTAGCGCCAGTGGGTTCTCGTAATCTCGTCCGGGCATGTCCGCCTACGCCGCCGAGACCTTCACCGACGAGGAGCGGGCCGTCCTCCGCCCGTACGTGACCAACCTCGACGGACCGGTGTTCGCGCTCGTGAACCTGCCGGAGGTGGTGAAGGGCGCCCTCTTCGCCCGCTACTCGCGCTCGTCGAAGAGCCTGCGCCGGCTGTTCCTCGACGAGTTCGTGGAGGACCTCGACACGGCCGGCGACGCGTCGGTCGACGCCACGGTCGGGCTGCGGCGTGCCGAGGAGCTGTACCGCCGGGTCTTCGTCGAGTACGGCGACGACTCCGTGGCCCAGCTCGGCGGCGTCCACCTCGCCTGCGAGCAGGCCTCCAACCTCCTCACGAAGATCCTCGAGCGCGGCCGGCTGATGGCCTACCTCGAGCAGTCGACCCGCTACGTGCCCTACGACCGGCGGATGCCGACCGGGCACTACCGCTACCGGCGCGACCCGGAGATCCTCGACTCGCCGCTCGGCGCCCGCTACGTCGGCGAGATGGACCGCATGTTCGACACCTACGGCGCGCTCCTGCCGCGGCTCGAGGCGCACCTCGTGCGGGCGTTCCCGAACCGGCCCGAGGTCCCCGAGCTCGCCTGGCGCGCCTCCGTGCGCGCGCGGGCGCTCGACGTGCTCCGCGGGCTGCTGCCCGCCGGCTCCCTCTCCAACGTCGGGATCTACGGCTCTGGCCAGGCCTACGAGGCGCTCCTCCTGCGGATGCGGGTCCACCCCCTCCCCGAGGCGCGCGCCTACGCCGAGCGCATGCTCGAGGAGCTGCGCAAGGTGATCCCCTCCTTCCTCGAGCGCCTCGATCGGCCCGACCGCGGCGGCGAGTGGAGCGAGTACCTCGCGTCGACCCGTTCCGCCACGCGCGAGGTGGTCGCGCGCCTGTGGCCCGACGACGGGGGCGAGGGGGGGGCGCTGGCGCCCTCGGTCGAGCTCACGGACTTCGACCCCGAGGGGGAGGAGAAGGTCCTCGCGGCGATCTGCTACCCGCTCTCGGGGCGCTCGGACGCGGCCGTCGCCCGGCGGGTGGCCGCCCTCGGGGAGGGCGAGCGCGCCGAGCTGCTCGCCGCCTACGTGGGCGAGCGCCGGAACCGCCGGCACCGCCCCGGCCGGGCCTTCGAGCGGACGTCCTACCGGTTCGACATCGTGTCCGACTACGGCGTCTTCCGGGACCTGCAGCGCCACCGGCTGCTCACGATCGAGTGGCAGCCGCTCGGCACCCGCCTCGGCTACACGGTCCCAGAGCTCGTCGTCGAAGCCGGGCTCGAGCGGCCGTTCGTGGACTCGCTCGAGCGCGCCCGGGAGCTCCACGAGGCCCTCCTCGAGCGCTTCCCCGAGCAGGCCGCCTACGCCGTGCCGCTCGCGTACCACGTCCGCTACTCGATGGAGATGAACGCCCGAGAGGCGATGCACCTCGTGGAGCTGCGCTCCAGTGCCCAGGGGCACCCCGCCTACCGCCGTATCGCACGCGAGATGCACCGCCTCATCGGCGAGGTGGCCGGGCACCGTGGGATCGCGCGGGCGATGCGCTTCGTCGACCACGACGACGCCCCGCTCGGGCGGCTCGACGCCGAGGTCCGCGTCGAGGCCCGTCGGCGATCGGGCGGGGCGGCGCCCTGAGCGAGCGGCCCTTGACGCGCCGGGACCACGCGGTCATCAATGGAGCGTCCCGCACCCGGGCAACCGTCGAGGGGAGCTCCGTCAGCGCTCCTGGTCGTTCCGGCGGGGCAGTTGCGCAGGGCGGGGCCCAGGGAGCCAAGTAGAGAACGTCCGCTGCGGAGGCGGCGCAGGGCGCGCCGGCAGCGCCGGTCGGATGGTACCAACGGCACCCTGGGCCCACCTGCGCGCTGGGCATGGTCGGGCGCAGGATCGGGAATCTTCGCGCCCGTGGCGTCGTTATCGACCTGCCGTATAGTGACCGCGCTCAGGGGGCCGGGACGCACGCCGCCCGGGTCGCACAGCCGAACGTGCGAGGGAGTTTGATGCCGAGCGAGATGGACAGCGAGCTCGACGCCGAGCTCGACGCCGAGGCCGACCTCGAGGACCTCGAGGACGAGCTCCTCGACGAGGAAGACCTCGTCGAGGAGGACGAGCTCGGCCCCGATGACGTCGCCGACGTCGACGAGGACGACGCGAGCCTGCTCGACGCCGTCGACGGCCCGCTCGCGCGCGCCCCGGCCATCGCCGAGGCCGAGGAGGTCGTCGACGAGGACGAGGACGAGCTCGACGACGATGACGTCGAGGCGAGCCTCGACGTCATCTTGAAGGAGCGCCTCGTCGTTCCCGAGGAGGAGGAGGACGAGGAGGAGGAGGCGACGGATGCCGAGGACCGCGTCGACGGCGCGGCGCGGGTGCTCCCGAAGCAGCCCGGCGAGTTCGTCTGCCAGTCGTGCTTCCTCGTGAAGAGCGAGACGCAGCTCGCCGACCGGGCGCGCGGGCTGTGCCGGGACTGCGTGTGATGGCGGGCGAGCGCGGCGAGCGGCCGCTGTTCGAGGAGCTCCTCGACTACGCCGTCTACGCGCCGCTCGGTGCCGCGCTCGCGCTGGCGGACGAGCTGCCGCGCCTCGTCGAACGGGGGCGGGCGCGCCTCGCGGGGAGGGTCTCGACGGCCTCGTTCATCGGGCGCGCCGTCGTCGCGACGGGCCGGCGCCGCGTCGAGGAGGTCCTCGCCGGCCGTCCACCGGTGCGCGGCCCGCGCCGCCCGGCGCCGGCCGACCGGGCGGGCGCGCCCGAGGCGGGCTCGGCGGGCCAGCCGAGCGCCCGCGACCTCGCCATCCCCGGCTACGACACGCTCGCCGCGTCGCAGGTGGTCGCGCGGCTGGCGGGCCTCTCGCGCGAGGAGCTCGAGGCGGTGCGGCGCTACGAGGCGAGCACCCGCCAGCGGCGGACCATCCTCACCCGCATCGAGCAGCTCACCGGCGAGGTGGCCCACGGCACCAGCTGAGGGGCTGTCGTTCCGCTGCGCCGAACCGGCTGACGCCGAGCCGCTCGCCCGCCTCCTCGAGGCGGCGGCCCTCGAGGCCACGGCGTTCGCCCGCCGCACGCGCCGCTCCCGCTCGGCCCGCACGACCTCTGGCGCCTGCCTCGCGACCTTGCTGCGGGACCCGGCGTGGCGAGGCGTCGTCGCTACTCGATCGGGCCGGCTCGTCGGCGCAGCGCTCGCCACCGACGACGGGGCCGAGACAGGGTTCGCACGCGTCGAGGTGCTCTACGTGCTGCCCGGCGAGCGACGCGCCGGCATCGGCCGGCGCCTGCTCGCCGACGTCGTCGCCTGGGCGACGGCGCGAGGTCGGGAGGGCCTCGACGTCGTCACGGCGCCGGGCGACCGGGCGTCGAAGGCGTTCCTCGAGGCGGCGGGGCTGAAGGCCCGCCTCATCGTGATGCATCGGCCCCTCCCGTGAGCGAGTCCGCACCGGGCACCCGCCTCGAGCCGTGCGCCGGCGCGGTCCTCGTCGAGGGGGAGGCCCTCCTGCTCGTGCGGCGGCGGAACCCGCCCGGACGTGGTCGCTGGAGCCTGCCGGGCGGGCGCGTCGAGGCGGGCGAGACGCCGGCGCAGGCGGCGGCCCGGGAGCTGTACGAGGAGACCGGCATCGACGCGGCGATCGGTGACCTGCTCGGCACGGCGGTGCTCGCCGGCCGCTACCTCGTCTACGACTTCGTCGCCACGCGCAGGTCCCCCGGCGAGCCGGTCGCGGGCCACGACGCGAGCGAGGCTCGTTTCGTGCTCCTCCGGGAGCTGGCCAGCCTACCGCTCGCCGAGGGGCTCCTCGACTGGCTCCGCGGGCACGGGCTCGCCGTCGACGGCCCCTGAGGCTGGACCGTGGCCGCGCCCGACGTGCGTCCCGGGGTCGGTCGCCGCCGCGCGGCGGGGCGCGAGGGCCTCGTCGCGGCCGGCGCCGGAGGGCCGCGGCTGCCCCGGCGCGGGGCGCCTGGACGCGCGCGGCGAGCGCCGGGGCGCGCTCGCGACCGGGCGCGGCGGGGGCGGCATCGCAAGCCCGAGCAGGGGAGCGAGGGCGGGGACGCGCCCCGCGGCGAGCGCGGCGGCGCGGCGCACGTCGCCGGTCGGGTCGTCGGGCAGACCCGCCGGCTTGACCGAACGCCGCAGGGGGGAGGCCGCGGCTGCCTCGAGGAGGGCGATCCACCGCTCCGCCGGCGTCGAGGGCGAGAGGGCAGCGGAGGCGGCCTCGGCGAGCGGGGCCACGAGCGCCGCGGGCAGCCGGGTGGAGGGCTCCGGTGGGCGGCCGGCGAGCCGCAGCGCCTGGAGGACACGTCCCTCCTCGAGCGCACGGGCGATGTCGGCCTCCCACGCGGCGCGCAGCTTGGCGCGACGCTCGTCGAGGGCCTCGCGCAGTCGACCGAGCAGGGCGCGTCCGTGCTCGTCGCGCGGCGCCGCGCCGACGACGCTGGCCCGCAGGTCGCGCAGCGTGATGGTGTCGAGGCGGGCGACCGCGGCCTCGGCGCGATCCAGCCAGGTCGCCTGGCGGACGGCGGGGAGGAGCTCCTCCGCCAGCGCGATGATCGCCTCCCCGCCCGGGGACGGCCGCCCCTCGCTGCGCGCGGCGGCCTCCTCCTCGGCGAGGGCGCGCCGTACCGCCGGCAGGCCGCCGTCGGCGAGGCGCTCGGCGATCGGCCGCTGCTCTGGCGGCAGGGAGGCGATGAGCGCGTCCCGGTGCGCGCGAGCCGGCGCGAGGCGCGCCGGCCGGGTGGTACCACCTTCGGCCCGCTCCGGCCGCCGGCGGCCCGTCGGCTCCCGCCGCTCGGCTCGCGCGCCGCGGGCAGGCTCCTCGCCGGGGCCCGTGGCGCGCGCCCGGCGAATCCGCCGCTCGCGGCGCGGCGCGCGGCGCTCGCCGTCCTCGGCGGTGGCCGGTTCGCGCCGGCGGCGATCTCGGCGCTCGAGGAGGGTGGCCGTGACCCGTCCGGAGCCCTCGTGCGCCGGGCGCAGCTCGATCCGGTTCTGCTCCGGCTGGCGCGTCGGCAGCGGGGCGACCGCCGTGACGGCGAGACCCTCGAGCTCGGCCTCGACCTCGG comes from Acidimicrobiales bacterium and encodes:
- a CDS encoding twin-arginine translocase TatA/TatE family subunit; protein product: MGSLDPAKLLVILVVALIVVGPERLPRLARQLGAAWHELTKVREQVREEVRAALPSDALAGIPSPSQAVADLFTGLRGEGWAIEAPAPSTSEEDDPPAASGSADDADDFAAEGSDGGRADPGTWWEAVVPPGAPGPYLDDPSMN
- a CDS encoding FAD-dependent thymidylate synthase, whose translation is MSAYAAETFTDEERAVLRPYVTNLDGPVFALVNLPEVVKGALFARYSRSSKSLRRLFLDEFVEDLDTAGDASVDATVGLRRAEELYRRVFVEYGDDSVAQLGGVHLACEQASNLLTKILERGRLMAYLEQSTRYVPYDRRMPTGHYRYRRDPEILDSPLGARYVGEMDRMFDTYGALLPRLEAHLVRAFPNRPEVPELAWRASVRARALDVLRGLLPAGSLSNVGIYGSGQAYEALLLRMRVHPLPEARAYAERMLEELRKVIPSFLERLDRPDRGGEWSEYLASTRSATREVVARLWPDDGGEGGALAPSVELTDFDPEGEEKVLAAICYPLSGRSDAAVARRVAALGEGERAELLAAYVGERRNRRHRPGRAFERTSYRFDIVSDYGVFRDLQRHRLLTIEWQPLGTRLGYTVPELVVEAGLERPFVDSLERARELHEALLERFPEQAAYAVPLAYHVRYSMEMNAREAMHLVELRSSAQGHPAYRRIAREMHRLIGEVAGHRGIARAMRFVDHDDAPLGRLDAEVRVEARRRSGGAAP
- a CDS encoding DEAD/DEAH box helicase yields the protein MTGHGGVDLAPEGIRERFVASLAFPLDDFQRQALDLLDAGRSVLVAAPTGSGKTVVAHYAVARALDRSLRAFYTTPLKALSNQKYRELAGTYGPERVGLLTGDVSRNGGAPVVVMTTEVLRNMIYARPHDLHDLGCVVLDEVHYLEDPYRGSVWEEIILAAPAGVELVCLSATVSNAEELARWITTVRGATGAVIEERRPIELRHLFVVGRRAGGLLVLPTFVDGKPNPAAAALDRDARPGGTRRRGPRGAAPGLRRPRRVEVVERFAEDGLLPAIYFVFSRAGCDEAVRQCLDAGVRLTSRAERRAIREAADRHVDVLSDADLAVLGYGPFREALESGVAPHHAGLVPPFREVVEELFNEALVKVVFATETLALGINMPARSVVVEALSKFGGHGHADLTPGEYTQLTGRAGRRGIDEVGYAAVLWSPFHSFAEVAALASARSRALRSSFRPTYNMAVNLVRRYERHEAFRLVRSSFAQYLSDAPLERQLEGRLRVLEARGYVQGWAVTPWGERLAGLYHDCDLLVAEAMRAGLLDGLDAPSLAALVSLATFEARRSAARAELAGLGIAPRAEELLALAGALREEERAARLPPTRSLDAGFARLAFEWARGASLRHLLAPEAARRRARRGRTQTAPISPGDFVRNVKQLVDLLRQIAVVAHDERCALTARRAADQLERGVVAASSRLEPFDGERSDQVNGNPP
- the tatC gene encoding twin-arginine translocase subunit TatC, encoding MAVLVRRRSGLRPSPDAMTLVEHLGELRRRLVVCLVAFVVAAVAAYVLYPDILRILEQPYCAAKHAHGAGCALLVTGPLEGFGVRLNVTGYGGLFLASPVILFQLWRFVTPGLRANEKRYAIPFVLATLLLFAFGAYVAWLTFPHALGFLIAVSGPGIMQLFSASRYLQLVLALMAIFGLAFEFPVVLVALQLAGVLTPARLGRWRRVAIVVIVVVAAIATPSSDPFSMLAMAVPMYLFYELSILVGRLLGR
- a CDS encoding DUF4193 family protein, with the translated sequence MPSEMDSELDAELDAEADLEDLEDELLDEEDLVEEDELGPDDVADVDEDDASLLDAVDGPLARAPAIAEAEEVVDEDEDELDDDDVEASLDVILKERLVVPEEEEDEEEEATDAEDRVDGAARVLPKQPGEFVCQSCFLVKSETQLADRARGLCRDCV
- a CDS encoding GNAT family N-acetyltransferase; this encodes MLRDPAWRGVVATRSGRLVGAALATDDGAETGFARVEVLYVLPGERRAGIGRRLLADVVAWATARGREGLDVVTAPGDRASKAFLEAAGLKARLIVMHRPLP
- a CDS encoding NUDIX domain-containing protein, whose product is MSESAPGTRLEPCAGAVLVEGEALLLVRRRNPPGRGRWSLPGGRVEAGETPAQAAARELYEETGIDAAIGDLLGTAVLAGRYLVYDFVATRRSPGEPVAGHDASEARFVLLRELASLPLAEGLLDWLRGHGLAVDGP